The following proteins are co-located in the Brienomyrus brachyistius isolate T26 unplaced genomic scaffold, BBRACH_0.4 scaffold35, whole genome shotgun sequence genome:
- the LOC125721849 gene encoding REST corepressor 2-like produces the protein MERPGSGVLSRSRAKTGNGSSQQSEEDSSDEDRTHDSMIRVGGNYQAQIPEYKPDSLARYAENDQRGVLVWSPSYLVSEAQLDEYILMAKEKHGYNIEQALGMLLWHKHDVEKSLADLANFTPSPEDWTVEDKVLFEQAFSFHGKSFHRIQQMLPDKLISNLVKYYYSWKKTRSRTSVMDRQARRLVSKKEKDDSNEAEEGADGGSDSDFEVEVKKEAEKPATGSKVGGGDRAASSRPGPLRKESQGSQYRHHPLRARRRPPKGMYLIQEDINIVSTTTDAGALCLKQLDGQLVSLKRRVQSIKQTNSGLRLSLEGGIETLRPTESVPKINSRWTTEEQLLAVQAIRRYGKDLAAIAEVIGNKTISQVSSFFINYRRRFNLEEVLREWQAEQEVLQEHPGVPGDSKGAAEVGRGFSGGNGSTEEDEVQITAEFSSANRTPAPVMADSADGTGVTQSAPALSQPPPLLRPAPPSLLRQPPPLQTRPHQLRNPHNHPPPPLIRPAMAAARHQGGLRNTQGSLPSSKSPLLSTSAEQLPLSLVGVKMESPQAN, from the exons ACAGCATGATCCGGGTAGGTGGGAACTACCAGGCCCAGATTCCTGAGTACAAACCTg ATAGCCTGGCTCGCTACGCCGAGAATGACCAGCGGGGGGTGCTGGTGTGGTCCCCCAGCTACCTGGTTTCGGAGGCCCAGT TGGACGAATACATTCTAATGGCCAAAGAGAAGCATGGATACAACATCGAGCAG gccctgggCATGTTGCTGTGGCACAAGCACGATGTGGAGAAGTCCCTAGCCGACCTGGCCAACTTCACACCTTCGCCAGAGGACTGGACGGTGGAGGACAAAGTGCTGTTTGAACAGGCCTTCAGTTTTCACGGCAAGAGCTTCCACCGTATCCAGCAGATG CTCCCGGATAAGCTCATCTCCAACCTGGTGAAGTATTATTACTCGTGGAAGAAAACTCGAAGCCGCACTAGCGTCATGGACCGACAGGCACGCCGACTGGTCAGCAAGAAGGAGAAAGATGACAG TAATGAGGCTGAGGAGGGTGCTGACGGGGGGAGCGACAGTGACTTCGAGGTGGAGGTGAAGAAAGAG GCCGAAAAACCGGCTACAGGGAGTAAGGTGGGAGGTGGGGACAGGGCTGCATCCAGCCGGCCTGGTCCGCTACGAAAAGAGAGCCAGGGCTCGCAGTACCGGCACCATCCTCTCCGAGCCCGCCGGCGCCCCCCCAAGGGCATGTACCTCATACAGGAGGACATCAATATCGTCTCGACCACCACAGATGCAGGGGCCCTGTGTCTCAAGCAGCTGGACGGCCAGCTGGTGTCGCTGAAGAGACGG GTCCAGAGCATCAAGCAGACCAACAGCGGCCTGAGGCTCAGCCTGGAGGGAGGAATTGAGACCTTGAGGCCAACggag TCTGTCCCCAAGATCAACTCCCGCTGGACCACAGAGGAGCAGCTTCTGGCCGTCCAAG CAATCCGACGCTACGGGAAAGACCTGGCGGCCATCGCTGAGGTGATCGGGAACAAGACCATCTCCCAggtcagctccttcttcattaACTACCGACGCCGCTTCAACCTGGAGGAGGTGCTACGGGAGTGGCAGGCGGAGCAGGAGGTGCTGCAGGAGCATCCTGGGGTGCCCGGCGACTCCAAGGGGGCAGCCGAGGTCGGGAGAGGTTTTTCGGGGGGCAACGGCAGCACAGAAGAGGATGAG GTCCAGATCACCGCAGAGTTCTCTTCAGCTAACAGGACACCCGCTCCTGTCATGGCCGATAGCGCCGACGGCACCGGCGTAACCCAGAGTGCACCTGCTCTGTCTCAGCCGCCCCCGCTGCTGCGCCCCGCCCCGCCAAGTCTCCTCCGCCAACCTCCGCCCCTGCAGACCCGCCCCCACCAGCTGCGTAACCCTCACAACCACCCGCCGCCTCCTCTTATACGGCCCGCCATGGCTGCTGCCCGTCACCAGGGGGGGCTCCGCAACACCCAGGGCTCTCTCCCCAGTTCCAAGTCTCCGTTGTTGTCCACCTCAGCCGAACAGCTACCACTGTCGCTGGTGGGGGTGAAGATGGAGTCACCGCAGGCTAACTGA